Proteins encoded within one genomic window of Acidicapsa ligni:
- a CDS encoding glycoside hydrolase family 27 protein, producing MFSRRLFHAFCAAFFGVSIVAVVVAGTITVASAQPPARIVAPIAAPTPPMGWNSWDAYGLTINEADYKANAQVLASFKSYGWNYAVIDEGWFLENPLNAGKPDTLKYTIDAYGRVTPALNRFPSAANGAGFKPIADYAHSLGLKFGIHIIRGIPKRAVKENLTILNTSLHASDAADTTDTCSWNPDNFGVKENAAGRAYYDSLIALYAGWGVDFLKVDCIADHPYKADEIRMISAAIQKTGRPIVLSLSPGPTQLEHAAEIGEHAQMWRIADDIWDGWEFPGQKWPNGLLSAFDNLSRWSRYARPGNWPDADMLPWGYLGPEPGWGKARQSALTQDEQRTQFTLWAIARTPMILGANLTRLDDFTKSLLANKEVIAINQTAIKSEEHSTYPEDPLRPRRWSAITGGTHPQHYVAIFNLHDKPLKDDEPWLLFGLADKAHAGYDVWNKKHLPPSAKLHVEIPAHGCMLVRVE from the coding sequence ATGTTTTCGCGAAGACTTTTTCACGCATTCTGCGCCGCCTTCTTCGGCGTGTCCATCGTTGCCGTAGTTGTTGCCGGGACTATTACCGTGGCCAGCGCTCAGCCCCCGGCAAGAATTGTTGCGCCGATCGCAGCGCCTACGCCGCCTATGGGTTGGAATAGCTGGGATGCATACGGATTGACCATCAATGAAGCCGATTACAAAGCCAACGCGCAGGTACTCGCAAGCTTCAAGAGCTATGGCTGGAATTACGCTGTCATTGACGAGGGATGGTTTCTCGAAAACCCTCTCAACGCAGGTAAGCCCGATACGCTCAAGTACACCATCGATGCCTACGGACGAGTAACTCCAGCGCTCAATCGCTTCCCTTCCGCAGCCAACGGCGCGGGCTTCAAGCCCATCGCCGACTACGCGCATTCACTCGGACTCAAGTTCGGCATTCACATCATTCGTGGCATTCCGAAGAGAGCCGTGAAAGAAAATCTGACTATTCTCAACACCAGCTTGCACGCCTCAGATGCAGCAGATACCACCGATACCTGCTCGTGGAATCCGGATAACTTTGGAGTAAAAGAGAATGCAGCAGGGCGCGCATACTACGACTCCCTGATTGCCTTGTATGCAGGCTGGGGCGTGGATTTCCTCAAAGTCGACTGCATCGCCGACCACCCTTACAAGGCCGATGAAATTCGCATGATTTCTGCTGCGATCCAAAAGACGGGGCGGCCAATCGTACTAAGCCTCTCGCCCGGACCAACGCAATTGGAACACGCGGCTGAGATCGGCGAGCATGCACAGATGTGGCGCATAGCCGACGATATCTGGGACGGCTGGGAATTCCCCGGACAGAAGTGGCCCAATGGATTGCTGTCTGCTTTTGACAATCTCTCCAGGTGGTCAAGATACGCGAGGCCCGGTAACTGGCCAGATGCCGACATGCTTCCATGGGGCTACCTCGGCCCCGAACCAGGATGGGGAAAAGCCCGTCAATCCGCACTGACTCAGGATGAGCAGCGAACACAATTTACTCTGTGGGCCATCGCTCGAACGCCCATGATCCTGGGCGCGAATCTTACTCGGCTTGATGACTTCACCAAGTCACTCCTGGCGAACAAGGAAGTCATTGCTATCAATCAAACCGCCATCAAAAGTGAGGAGCATTCCACGTATCCCGAAGACCCTCTGCGTCCGCGACGGTGGTCAGCAATAACAGGTGGCACTCATCCGCAACACTACGTCGCAATCTTTAATTTGCATGACAAGCCACTTAAGGACGATGAGCCGTGGCTCCTGTTCGGACTTGCAGATAAGGCCCATGCCGGTTATGACGTGTGGAATAAGAAACACCTGCCGCCCTCTGCAAAGCTGCATGTGGAGATTCCCGCTCACGGCTGCATGTTAGTGCGCGTGGAATAG
- a CDS encoding proline dehydrogenase family protein: MPLLRSLLIGLSTNKTLRRSIENSGAGRKLSSRFVAGLEVEDALRAAEMLNNFGMTATLDSLGESVATEAEAKTAAEVYHRLLDAIATRKLSANISVKLTQIGLDLSPDLAYTIAAGLTEHARATSNFLRIDMEGSGLTQVTLDMVRHLHAREEYRGHIGIVIQSYLYRSEADIQQLIEEGIRVRLCKGAYQEPPSVAFPQKTDVDTNYVRLSGILLSSPIYHGLATHDEAMIEAAKNYARNKGVAPDQFEFQMLYGVRRDLQRRLIREGYNVRVYIPFGREWYPYFMRRLAERPANVIFLLKNLVRS, from the coding sequence ATGCCGTTGCTGCGTTCCCTGCTGATCGGACTTTCCACGAATAAAACTTTGCGCCGGTCCATTGAGAACTCAGGTGCGGGGCGCAAGCTCAGTTCACGCTTTGTCGCCGGTCTTGAAGTAGAAGACGCTCTGCGCGCCGCTGAAATGCTGAATAACTTCGGCATGACCGCCACACTGGATTCCCTGGGCGAAAGCGTCGCCACCGAGGCCGAAGCGAAGACCGCAGCCGAGGTCTATCACCGGCTGTTGGACGCCATCGCCACACGCAAACTCAGTGCCAATATCAGCGTCAAACTGACGCAGATCGGCCTCGATCTTTCGCCGGACCTCGCCTACACCATCGCAGCAGGCCTCACCGAACACGCACGTGCGACCAGCAACTTCCTGCGCATCGACATGGAAGGGTCAGGCTTGACCCAGGTAACGCTCGACATGGTCCGCCATCTGCACGCTCGCGAGGAGTATCGCGGCCACATCGGCATCGTGATCCAGTCCTACCTCTACCGCTCCGAAGCCGACATACAGCAGTTGATTGAAGAAGGTATTCGCGTCCGCCTCTGCAAAGGCGCCTATCAGGAGCCGCCCTCCGTAGCCTTCCCACAAAAAACCGACGTAGACACAAACTACGTGCGCCTCTCCGGAATCCTGCTTTCAAGCCCCATCTATCACGGGCTCGCCACACATGATGAAGCCATGATTGAGGCCGCAAAAAACTACGCGCGCAACAAAGGCGTCGCACCCGATCAGTTCGAATTTCAAATGCTCTATGGAGTTCGCCGCGACCTGCAAAGACGCCTGATTCGCGAGGGCTACAACGTGCGCGTCTATATCCCGTTTGGCCGCGAATGGTATCCCTACTTCATGCGGCGACTGGCCGAGCGACCGGCGAATGTAATCTTCCTGCTGAAAAATCTCGTCCGCTCGTAG
- a CDS encoding DUF3106 domain-containing protein gives MKTKQTKAVSRAAITRYAVMAAFLGIALSLAPLAFARPFAVPRGGGFGGGFGGMRFGGQAPHSAPAPHYRPGTVQGNGQHVIQHNAPGRMQTGPQRPQGNPYARPNVGNAGPNTGARPQYVRPNGAGGVSGQPGYPAGRYGAGGDTARPAYNASQFPSLRANPNPYGGRPYAGDRNTGHLPEWMAQHQNMPVGQQEQLLRQEPGFNRLNPGDQQRLVQQLHRMNQLPEAQRQRRLARAEALERLSPAQQMQVKQAVRRMQTLAPDRQLMVHGAFRDLRGVPPEQRETVLNSARYTSTFSPEERGILSNMLRIEPYEAPQ, from the coding sequence ATGAAGACGAAGCAGACCAAAGCGGTTTCCAGAGCGGCGATTACTCGCTATGCAGTGATGGCTGCATTTCTGGGGATTGCTTTGTCTCTGGCGCCGCTTGCGTTTGCACGCCCTTTTGCTGTCCCGCGTGGTGGCGGATTTGGCGGTGGGTTTGGCGGCATGCGCTTCGGCGGGCAGGCTCCGCACTCTGCGCCTGCGCCTCATTATCGGCCTGGAACGGTGCAGGGGAATGGGCAGCATGTTATTCAGCACAATGCTCCGGGGCGTATGCAGACAGGACCGCAGCGGCCCCAGGGCAATCCGTATGCGAGGCCGAATGTTGGGAACGCTGGACCAAATACGGGAGCGCGTCCGCAATATGTTCGTCCCAATGGAGCGGGTGGGGTGAGTGGCCAGCCTGGTTATCCAGCGGGACGCTACGGAGCGGGTGGAGATACTGCGCGTCCGGCGTATAACGCTTCGCAGTTTCCTTCACTGCGCGCAAATCCTAATCCATACGGCGGGCGGCCTTATGCGGGAGATAGAAATACGGGGCATCTGCCGGAGTGGATGGCGCAGCATCAAAATATGCCAGTCGGCCAGCAGGAGCAATTGTTGCGGCAGGAGCCGGGCTTTAATCGACTGAACCCGGGAGATCAACAGCGTCTTGTCCAGCAACTGCATCGCATGAATCAGTTGCCTGAGGCACAACGCCAACGCCGCCTTGCGCGTGCGGAGGCATTGGAACGGCTGTCGCCAGCGCAGCAGATGCAGGTAAAGCAGGCTGTGCGCCGGATGCAAACGCTTGCTCCAGATCGGCAACTGATGGTGCACGGAGCTTTCCGCGACCTGCGCGGTGTTCCGCCGGAGCAACGGGAGACGGTGTTGAATTCAGCGCGCTACACTTCGACGTTTTCGCCGGAAGAGCGTGGGATTCTTTCAAATATGCTGCGTATAGAGCCGTACGAGGCTCCTCAATAA
- a CDS encoding anti-sigma factor family protein, with protein MPESKKHESTKPGHTGTEGSTEMNCKDMNSKMADLLLDPEQGDGEGNSEAASHLAECNNCRTQLDELRATMALLDAWEVPEPNPYFLTRFNARLEEERQAVPASWFERMRARFAYGSRMSLRPVAAMAMTVTLLLGGGAYLGFTDWTQPPPPPAQAAVVNDLQTLDSNAQLLDQLESISDQND; from the coding sequence ATGCCTGAGAGCAAGAAGCACGAAAGTACGAAGCCGGGGCACACCGGCACAGAAGGGAGTACCGAGATGAACTGCAAGGATATGAACTCGAAGATGGCAGATCTGCTGCTCGATCCCGAACAGGGGGATGGCGAGGGCAACTCCGAGGCTGCGTCTCACCTGGCGGAGTGTAACAACTGCCGCACCCAATTGGATGAGTTGCGGGCGACGATGGCGCTGTTGGATGCCTGGGAGGTTCCGGAGCCGAACCCGTACTTCCTGACCCGGTTTAACGCGCGGCTTGAGGAAGAGCGGCAGGCGGTTCCGGCGAGCTGGTTTGAGAGAATGCGGGCCCGGTTCGCTTATGGCTCACGCATGTCGTTGAGGCCGGTAGCGGCGATGGCCATGACGGTCACGTTGTTGCTTGGCGGTGGGGCTTATCTGGGATTTACCGATTGGACGCAGCCGCCACCGCCGCCTGCGCAGGCAGCGGTGGTGAACGATCTGCAGACGCTCGATAGCAATGCGCAACTGCTCGATCAGCTTGAGTCGATCTCGGATCAGAACGACTAA
- a CDS encoding RNA polymerase sigma factor: MGRNRTVNDASARESNRELSGAEAVSSASAERTDAEIMLAVAAGDEAGYTYLVGKYHRQIIHFLFRMVRNEAVAEELAQEVFLRVYRSRESYRAEAKFSTWLYRIATNLAVNHARDTKYERTAQTVNLDEPDSETGSTPEVADDDPNVEQRMLREERMAAIRAQVAALPERQRMAVLMHKYQEMDYRQIGEVLKLSESATKSLLFRAYQTLRESLKAYA; the protein is encoded by the coding sequence TTGGGACGAAATCGCACGGTGAATGACGCCTCAGCAAGGGAATCCAATCGGGAACTGTCAGGCGCTGAGGCTGTTTCGTCTGCCTCTGCGGAGCGGACGGACGCCGAAATCATGCTGGCTGTTGCCGCCGGCGATGAGGCTGGGTACACGTACCTGGTGGGCAAATATCACCGCCAGATCATCCACTTTTTATTTCGGATGGTTCGCAATGAGGCGGTTGCAGAGGAACTGGCGCAGGAGGTTTTTCTGCGTGTCTACCGGTCGCGGGAAAGTTACCGGGCCGAGGCGAAGTTCAGTACGTGGCTGTATCGGATTGCGACCAATCTCGCTGTGAACCATGCGCGGGATACGAAGTATGAACGAACCGCGCAGACGGTGAATCTGGATGAACCGGATTCGGAGACGGGCAGCACGCCGGAGGTTGCCGATGACGATCCCAACGTGGAGCAGCGGATGTTGCGCGAGGAGCGTATGGCGGCCATCCGGGCACAAGTGGCAGCACTGCCTGAGCGGCAACGCATGGCGGTGCTGATGCACAAGTACCAGGAGATGGATTACCGCCAGATTGGCGAAGTTTTGAAGTTGAGCGAATCGGCTACCAAGTCGCTCCTCTTCCGCGCTTATCAGACATTGCGCGAGAGCCTGAAAGCATATGCCTGA
- a CDS encoding tyrosine-type recombinase/integrase: MGKSHQAGWISLRGKQWYGYFRETVLDPEADTQRVRKLGIKLGLKSQMTKFEARDALRAEITKRTGQNLGGRVLKDSSVTFEWFVRNRYFPLRKGDWRPDTAVTKMAQIEFDLIDKFGRQPLDSFDKFMLQTHVNHLAERYSQDRVKQARSYLKSIFDEALEQEFLIKDPTRKLKIPKNLRPKDKRVLTWGQLWSVLAMANRRDRLLLALDMTEALRPSELFALRWRSFDGENTLVLTETIYRAKLRPYGKTPGSLTKVHLPDGLAEELRQWKEDGKGEDGKEVSPDAFIFPNADGGFLHVNNYLYRVLKPMAEDLGLEKLNFQILRRTMATQAQKMGSVKDIQAHLRHSRPDTTAHEYMQELPESVQQMVGSVYLMLTKGGEEKIVSDELPQNANNGFETVPVSV, encoded by the coding sequence ATGGGCAAGTCACACCAGGCAGGGTGGATATCCCTGCGCGGAAAGCAATGGTACGGCTACTTCCGAGAAACCGTACTTGATCCTGAGGCCGATACGCAACGAGTCAGAAAGCTCGGGATTAAGCTCGGCCTTAAGTCCCAGATGACCAAGTTCGAGGCGCGCGATGCGTTGCGCGCCGAAATCACCAAGCGAACTGGTCAAAACCTCGGAGGCAGGGTGCTGAAAGACAGCTCTGTGACCTTCGAGTGGTTTGTCCGTAACCGCTACTTCCCACTTCGGAAAGGGGATTGGCGGCCGGATACGGCGGTAACGAAGATGGCCCAGATCGAATTCGACCTGATAGACAAATTCGGCAGGCAGCCGCTCGATTCGTTCGATAAGTTCATGCTGCAAACGCATGTGAACCATCTAGCGGAGCGGTACTCGCAGGATCGCGTCAAGCAGGCGAGGTCGTATCTGAAATCCATCTTCGACGAAGCCCTGGAGCAGGAGTTCCTGATCAAGGACCCGACCCGGAAGCTGAAGATCCCGAAAAATCTTCGGCCCAAGGACAAGCGGGTGTTGACCTGGGGGCAGCTGTGGTCAGTGCTAGCCATGGCCAACCGGAGAGACCGTCTCTTGCTGGCCCTCGATATGACGGAAGCGTTACGGCCGAGCGAACTGTTCGCTCTCCGTTGGCGTTCCTTCGACGGGGAGAACACCCTCGTTCTTACTGAGACCATCTATCGAGCCAAGCTGCGTCCGTATGGCAAGACACCGGGCAGCCTCACCAAGGTCCACCTGCCGGACGGTCTTGCCGAGGAACTCCGGCAGTGGAAAGAGGACGGCAAAGGAGAGGATGGCAAGGAGGTCTCACCGGACGCGTTCATCTTCCCGAACGCGGATGGCGGCTTCCTGCATGTAAACAACTACCTCTATCGGGTGTTGAAGCCTATGGCGGAAGATTTGGGATTGGAGAAGTTGAACTTCCAGATCCTTCGTCGGACGATGGCGACTCAGGCCCAGAAGATGGGGTCGGTTAAGGACATCCAAGCCCATCTGCGGCACTCGCGTCCCGATACCACGGCGCACGAGTACATGCAGGAGCTGCCGGAAAGCGTGCAGCAGATGGTCGGCTCGGTGTACCTGATGTTGACGAAAGGAGGAGAGGAAAAAATTGTTTCTGACGAATTGCCGCAAAACGCCAACAACGGCTTCGAAACGGTGCCTGTAAGTGTTTGA
- a CDS encoding helix-turn-helix transcriptional regulator encodes MPQPQPSSTLRVMERPPVPSNDPSRPMPVRSVNAGPPLESQSDHDPLLTVDDVARRLNVSRDWVWDHSSRKLPHLPVIRMGDGTLRYRFSGIEGFISEQEQLSAARRRRK; translated from the coding sequence ATGCCTCAGCCCCAACCAAGCTCAACTCTTCGCGTGATGGAACGTCCGCCGGTTCCCTCCAACGACCCCAGCCGACCGATGCCGGTGCGCAGTGTCAATGCGGGACCTCCCCTAGAATCCCAATCCGATCACGATCCTCTGCTTACCGTGGACGATGTGGCTCGGCGGCTAAATGTAAGCAGGGATTGGGTCTGGGATCACTCCTCGCGCAAGCTGCCGCACCTCCCGGTGATCCGCATGGGAGACGGAACGCTCCGGTATCGGTTCAGCGGGATCGAGGGGTTCATCAGCGAACAGGAGCAGCTCTCCGCCGCGCGCCGGAGACGCAAATAA
- a CDS encoding AAA family ATPase, producing the protein MFDSLADLSTKLSATGYFIDPVMVQVVFLAAKLKKPLLLEGPAGSGKTQLALSVAAAAATHVERLQCYRGVTESQAIGSFDEGLQRLYMEFSKSQHESWQILQASLKGRDFFRAGPLMRALECERPCVLLIDELDKVDDGFEAMLLEILSAWQLSIPEFGTVEARSIPFVVLTSNEERRLGDPIRRRSLYVRVEHPTPQRESEIIASRTPNANAEFHREMAGIALSFRNYSLEKPPSVSEMIDFANALQLLGADHVTEEHRDVLLPFLAKTEKDRRHLLLREGFKSLLDDGARFAQKMAVEGGPHS; encoded by the coding sequence ATGTTTGATTCCCTGGCTGACCTATCGACCAAGTTATCGGCCACCGGATACTTCATTGACCCGGTGATGGTCCAGGTCGTTTTTCTTGCTGCCAAGCTGAAGAAACCTCTCCTGCTCGAAGGTCCGGCCGGTTCTGGGAAGACGCAGCTTGCCCTCTCCGTTGCCGCGGCAGCGGCTACTCATGTCGAGCGGCTCCAGTGCTATCGCGGCGTCACGGAGTCCCAAGCCATCGGGAGCTTCGACGAGGGGCTGCAACGGCTCTACATGGAGTTCTCGAAGAGCCAGCACGAGAGCTGGCAGATCCTCCAGGCCAGTCTGAAAGGGCGCGATTTCTTTCGTGCCGGACCATTGATGCGCGCCCTCGAATGCGAGCGGCCATGCGTTCTGCTCATCGACGAACTCGACAAGGTAGATGACGGTTTCGAAGCGATGCTGTTGGAAATCTTGTCTGCCTGGCAGCTTTCGATTCCGGAATTTGGAACGGTCGAAGCCAGAAGTATTCCGTTCGTAGTTCTCACCAGCAACGAAGAGAGGCGTCTCGGCGATCCGATCCGGAGACGCAGTCTCTATGTGCGAGTTGAGCACCCAACGCCACAGCGTGAGTCGGAGATCATCGCGAGCCGTACGCCTAACGCCAATGCAGAGTTTCACCGTGAGATGGCCGGGATCGCCCTTTCATTCCGTAACTACTCATTGGAAAAGCCGCCTTCGGTGTCCGAGATGATCGACTTTGCCAACGCTCTGCAATTGCTAGGCGCCGACCATGTGACCGAAGAACATCGCGACGTTCTTTTGCCCTTTCTTGCGAAGACCGAGAAAGATCGTCGACACCTCCTCCTTCGCGAAGGCTTCAAGAGCCTCCTCGATGACGGAGCACGTTTCGCCCAGAAAATGGCGGTTGAAGGAGGGCCTCACTCATGA
- a CDS encoding lytic transglycosylase domain-containing protein → MKWLLPLLLFLPIRSAKADVPPSEAERCVQHYATYYRVPPELIGALIDVESRWNPRALSNKGAMGLMQLMPATAHRFGAMQPFDVEQNIAAGTRYVTTLMWEFRGDLRLVAAAYYAGDRWIGRKQLNYSNPDVIAYVEAVRRQYLMRKQAAKRPPRR, encoded by the coding sequence ATGAAATGGCTGCTCCCGCTATTGCTCTTCTTACCGATTCGTTCCGCTAAAGCCGACGTTCCTCCCTCGGAGGCGGAGCGATGCGTCCAGCATTATGCAACGTACTACCGGGTGCCACCGGAGTTGATTGGTGCCCTGATCGATGTGGAATCGCGATGGAATCCTCGCGCGCTTTCAAATAAGGGCGCAATGGGGTTGATGCAGCTCATGCCAGCAACGGCCCATCGCTTCGGCGCGATGCAGCCATTCGATGTGGAGCAGAACATCGCAGCCGGCACCCGCTATGTGACGACCTTGATGTGGGAGTTTCGTGGCGATCTCCGCCTAGTTGCGGCGGCCTATTACGCCGGCGACCGATGGATAGGAAGGAAGCAACTCAACTACAGCAACCCTGATGTCATCGCCTACGTCGAGGCGGTTCGACGTCAGTACCTGATGCGAAAACAGGCGGCCAAACGGCCGCCAAGGAGATAG